The Dreissena polymorpha isolate Duluth1 chromosome 4, UMN_Dpol_1.0, whole genome shotgun sequence region caccatctgttaataacggagttatggccctttgtatcttgaaaaaatgctttttttgtgttcggagccatatcttggaagtgctttggcagatttcattgaaacttggtatgagaaaatatatggataagaggatgatgcacgccaaatggcattgtacaccatctgttaataacggagttatggccctttgtatgttgaaaaaatgctttttttgtgtccggagccatatcttggaagtgctttagcggatttcgttgaaacttggtatgagtatacatatggataagagaatgatgcacgccaaatgacattgttcaccattggataataacggggttatggccctttgtatctagAAAAAATGTccttgtccgtccttccgtccgtctttctgtccgtccgcccggcacttttgtgtccggagccatatcttggaagtgctttggcggatttcattgaaacttggtatgagtatatatatgaataagaggatgatgcacgccaaatggcattgtacaccatctgtttataatggagttatggccctttgtatcttgaaaaaatgctttttttttgtccggagcaatatcttggaagttctttggcggatttcattgaaacttggtttgagtatatatatggataagaggatgatgcaccccaaatggcattgtacaccatctgttaataacggatttatggccctttgtatgttgaaaaaatgctttttttgtgtccggagccatatcttggaagtgctttagcggatttcgttgaaactttgtatgagtatatatatggataagaggatgatgcacgccaaatgacatcctacaccattggataataacggggggggttatggccctttgtatgttgaaaaactgctttttttgtgtgtccggagccaaatcttggaagtgctttgacggatttcattaaaacttagtatgagtatataaatggataagaggatgatgttggcgttgtccatccgtccagaaatgTTTGTGTCTTGAAGtattttggcgggggatatcaattcaatgaatttgcttgtttgttttattttatgcaaataaatcaaCACAATTGTAGATGCTTGGTTATACAACTTTTTGGTTACTAGTCATGTTTGAACATGGTTTGTTCAGTTTGTTGGATTATCCTAGAGTGCTGTTTTTATTTTACGATTTCTTGTTAATACATATTATTTGTTAAGTCTGTTTTTTTTAGTGATAGAtgatttttatttcttataacaagTTAAACATTGATAAGCATATTTAGGTACACAATTTAGGTATTTTATCAGGTACTATTTTAGCTACTTTTGCAGGAAAATGTGTTTAAGTTCCACTATTCACATAATGGTCCGAGCTATACTGCTGATCAAGTGTTAATGTTTGCCTTAAATGCcttttttgtacttaaaaaattctGGTTAACGTTTGTCTACAACTACCGTACTCCATATCTCTATATTTACAACGGATATTGAAATCAAACTAAATTTAAAAATCTACCTTTATGGCATGGTCACATTTCTTGTTATCCCCCACCAAAAGCGGAGGAATATTGAACTTTGGTTGTCcctccgtcagtccgtccgtcaatctgtccatccgtccattggtcacaaaatttatttttggcgTGGGATATCAATTTGGCaattttgcttgttttaattgatGCATTTTCAGCTTCATGTTTGCATACAGAATATAGCTtctacataattatgtttgcatACAGAGTAAAAATACTGCAGATATTCAACTTCAACCATGTCTTTGTGGTTATTTATAGCAGGTGACAGacaaaaatgtacataaaaacaTCCAAGCAGAAGAACATTAATTTTGAGGGTCGTCTTGgcacatctcttgttattcaAAGAATTCTAAATTTGATGTAATTGAAGGTCTTCAGTTTTTTAAAGACAATGTAACAAACACCATACAACCACTGCTTATTGTTTGAAACTAACCACTTCCTTATTTCAGAATTTGGGGCTATCTTGCCCGTTTTTCTCTAGGCTTGATTGCTACAAAATACACCAAGATTGCCTGAATTTGAGTGCATGTATGACACAATTGATAATCAGCCAGCATGGTTTGTTGGTTGTCAAGTAACCATGACGATGTTTTAGCTGCACCTGGTATTAAATTAGCGATCTATGCTGCAGATAGATTAGCTTGACGTTTATAATGCTTTATTTCTCAAACGTTTAAATATCATTGGTTCACCCTAACTAAAGATAAGGTTACATTCTCCAAATTTATGGTGTATGCCATTAAATTTTTTCTaagaatttgacttttgaaaacaatgagtatatatatttattatttttaatctaATTCTTTTGCCCGTTACAAAAATACATGAATAACATATGTGTGTGTGAGGAAAAGTTTTAAGAAATCAGAATTGAAAACCAATGTTGAGGTTACCTGATGTCAAAATGCTTTTTCTTACTGAATCGTAATTATGATTTTTATTacagaaaataatacaaaaatattttgaagttATTACTTGAAATACAAGTATATTCTACGGCAATTTCTTTCTGTttcaaatgcaatataatttttaatttccAAATTAGTGAGAAATTGATGGTATAACATGTTGACATATTGAAGTTGAATCAGAGATAACTTGAACtggattttaaaatgtgtacCGCGCGCGGGGTACTTGCTTTTTCTTGAGACTATTATTTTGCATCATGTTATCGTCAATTTGGTCTGATTGTTTTGTAAGTATGCAACTAGATTGggttataaaaaatgtatacttaAGTTTGCCTTGTGTTTATaatataattgttgtatagtacAAAATGAACCACGTTCTCTTAGACATTTCCCATGGAAATTATCCTCCCCCTTTGCTATGGCTTATTGAGTTTGATTGGGTTCTACAGTTATTAGTGTATCTAGATTGACCATAAACACACGATTTTTATGCTGTCTCGAGCAGAGTTCAGTCGGATATCAAAAGGAACAAGATTACCTGAAGAAATGGGTTTCACAAATCAAGAGCCCAAAGATATGCTTGATTGAAGTTTCCTAAAAAACTGATGATTATCTCAAGTGTGGAATATTAATGGATCCCATGTCAAATTAGGCATTTAATATGAAATCTTTGGACATAGAAAGACAATACATTTGTAAAGGAAAGATATGTCTGTACACCTAGATAGCAGCCAAGATAAGGAGAAATCTAAGTTGACTTGAAATATTATGTGAGTGCCAACACTTAAAAGAGGCACATATAAATTTCAGTTTTTGAACAGTTTTGGGTAATTTATTGAGAGGAGTAAAATTTGTGTATGAGATGATACCTCTGAAGATTGAtctattttaactttttatgtctGTTGGTGTtgttgtgaacaaaattaatgactGAACATTtcattgtcagattaaaaaatatttatattatttcatcaaATATGAATAGATACTATGTTAtgacaataataaaaaaactaaaaaaaacttacaaaatcTAACTGCAATTTAATCCTTCtcccacatttttttttccaaataattatgAACGTTAGCTGAATCATATAAAATGCTGCACTCAACAGACTAAAAAATTAAGCATTTTATTAAGTGAAATTCTTATATTTTGACTCTGCTTAATATGCCACACACCTTGTTGGTCAATTTATCTTTTTAACCTAGCACTAATTGACCATTTAATGACTTGGTCTTCTGATTTAAAAGAAATCATTGAGAAAAAACAAACATCACTGCATTAATTGCCCCAAATAACTTGAATTGAAATGGCACAAATACCACATTCAAACTTCTAATTTTCAAGGtcaacagattttttttaacaaagtcttttgtttaacaatttcAAGACCAGCAGATTATCGGTAATTCTGTAATTTGGCAAATTCGACAGGATATACCAGTTCAAATGATGGCACTGGCTGATTAGTAAAATAGCCTGCCAGAGATAGTCAGAGGTTTATATGCTCATTTAACAGTTGCTACAACCCAGGGCCTCCCATATAGCCTGACCTCTGGGGCAGATTCTAATGTGGCATGTGCATGGTTGGGAACTCTGGAAACAGGGATGAAAACTCAATGAGAATCTGGCTATCTTATTGGCTTAATTGCGTTTTAGTAGCTGCATTCATTCATCCCTTGCTGTGGTGgtattaagtgtttttttgtgtcaagagaaaaaatattgttatttgttaaaggGGCATATTCAACAATCAACAACATTAAAATTTCAGATGTTAAGTAAAAAAAGAAATTTCTAAAGTTGCATTTATTCATTGTATGGCGACATTGAATTAAGAGGAAACATGCTCTTGTATCTGAGACACAGAAAAATTGATATAAATACGGAAAGTTAGAaagatttgttttcattttatttcacaaactcCCACAGTTGTATTAATTCATTTATCCCTTTTTTGGATGGTATTTAGAGAGTGTTGTAATATATTTAGCAAAGATTTACAACTTATCAGAAGACTatcacaatatacatgtatgatattTTTGTCACAGTTCTTGAAAGTTCTAAAGTCATTCCTTCTTGAGAACAAAATTTCTTGGGTACACAAACAAGTCTTTCTTTTCTTGAAAACAGAAAGTGGTATGCACTGATAAGCAAACTTGAATGTTTTAATACATAAACTATAGAGAAGTTTAATAGCACTTGATaccttttttatataatatttatggaaaacaaacaaacaaaaggaATAAACTATTAATAAGCTGGACTTGTATTGAACTTCTTCTACCAAATAAGGTTTGATAATTTATCAAAAATACTTGGGTTTTGTGTTCCAGAAAGATCAGTTGCTTATTTAGAAATACAAAACCTACAAATTGCATGTGatttggtatttttttatatagatatttTCATTACCAAACACATGTTTGCGTTATTCTACTTCATGAATTATGCTTgtcaatgtttaataatttacTTCTTCAATGCATGCCTGATGATGGTATGAAATAACCTAAACTGTCGCTTCTCTTCCAGTTGGAGCACAGACAGTGCAGGACTTTTTCCACACTATGCGACGTCAGTTTACAGCAGAAGAGTGGGCATGTATCCGACAAGGGACAGATGACAGGGAGCAACTCAATACCTTCTACAGACTCTGGGTTACCTTCTTTATAATATTACAAAAGAAAAGGTTTAGGAGAGGAATTTATTTAGTtgcccatttttagctcacctgagcacaacgtgctaaattgtgagcttttgtgatcagctTTTGTCTTTTGTGCGGTGTGcttcatcaacatttgccttgttaacactctagaggccacatttatttattatattgatgaaatttggtcagaagatttgtcccaattatatcttggacgagtttagaAAATAGTTCTGGTTAGTTAAAAATATGGCTGCAATGGGGGCCGagtattttttcttatatggctatggttaaaccttgttaacactctagaggccacatttattgtccaatcttcataaaactagGTCAGAACATTTCTTTAGATGACATgttggatgaattcgaaaatggttctggtctattgaaaaacatggctgccaggggcggtgcatttttccttatatggctttggtaaaacctttttaacactctagaggcaacatttattgtccaatcttcatgaagcttggtcagaagatttgtgccaatgatatcttggatgagtaaaaaatgattccagttgcttgaaaaacattgcccccagggggcgggtcattttttcttaaatggcttTGGTAacacctttttaacactctagaggccacatttattgcccaatcttcatgagaattggtcaggacatttgtctcaatgatatcttggacgagttcaaaatggccttgttggttgaaaaacattgttgccagggggtggggcatttttccttatatggctatagtaaaaccttgttaacactctagataaGTGGCATTGGGCCATCTTCGCCCTATCATGGAAATAAATTTGTCAATATTGATGTATACATTCATGATATCCAATAAATTTACTTATTAAAGGGTAATATATGCTGTAGCCCATGACCTGTGAAATTTCTTGTTAATCTCTCACCTCTGATGTCCTCTATACAAGAAGTATGGAAAGAACAAAGGTGGGTACTTGTGGTGAAAATGTTAGTTTACTAATCTAATTCTAGTATAACCATGTATCTATGATTGCCCATTGTTCAATGATACCTCTATGATCTGactgaaaaaatactttaatGTATATAAGTTGTTTTCTTGCAAAaacggcttaatgcatgtgcgttaagtgtcgtcctaggttAGCCTGtagagtccgcacaggctaatctgggaagacacttaaccctttcagtgcgggaaccgatttttgaaggcctttgcaaacagtttggatccagatgagacgccacagaacgtggcgtctcatcaggatccaaactgtttgctattctgatagtattctttgaaaaaaaatcgaagaaaatgcttattttaaaaattcagcagaagacattttagcagacgacaaatttcccagcatgcaaagggttaacaaatatgcattaagcccagttttcccagaacgaggctcatatacatAAATCATGTTTCAGTGCCTAAAAGAGAGCTATGTCAAAACACTAGGGGTGGGGATCGGCTTTGAGGTGAAGAGGCTAAGTTTCACTCTGCGAGATTCCCTAACTGCAGACGGGGGCAATGTACACAGCACGGTACTAGCAGTGGACGGTTCACCCGCCCTTGGCTGGGAGTTCTCTGAAACCATGATCGAGGATCATTGTGTGGCTGTCGCTAGGAAACTAGGAGGGGATGTGAAGTCTTTTCTTTCTAAAGAGGAGGTTagatattgtttttgttgtatacGTTATTTGTTGCTTAAATGGCAATGATACTAACAGAAAGTTTAAACTTCCATTATACCCTTTTCCACTCacaggcaaagtgaaaatggcggtatgtgcaaacagcataaaaacagaacagcctgtgagtaactcacattatgttcaggttttatgctgtttactgctcatcagtatctaagggttggaaatgaagcctttaaaatttgaatctagtgaGAGAGATCTTCAATAAAATTTAACTGTCtgagggacttcaaatgcgtcaaaatacgtatctaagtggtaacgggttaaatTTAAAGTCTAGAAACCATAGAAGTTTTCATCagcaaaatgtacatgtttatattactTTGCATGGAATTGAGTTGAATTCAATGACTTAACAATGTATAAactatctcagaaactatatttTTGTTAGAtggttatatttaaattactccTCTGCACAAAATGTAAAGAGTGCGGTATATATTCTTATACTAATACAAAATCCATGTACAATGTATTTTTCAGCGCCTCCATAATGTGAGCACATTTCAAAGCTTGACATTTGAAGAGCTCCTAGAAGGCAGTGTACCCCTAAGTGAGCCTGATGAACTCTATGGCAATATATTCATCAGTAAGAAGGAAAATCCTTGGTCAACATGATAAATAGAGCAAAGATAATTTAAAAAGCTCTTTTGAAGTTTGTTTGTTGTTAATGAACTGGTGTTTTATCAAAGAGTATGTTGGGACAGTGTTCCCAAAACACCTTCATAACTTTCAAACAATAATTACACTAggttattttttgtgtgaatgtGTCATCATGTAATTTTGTTTTCCACAAAGCTTTAAAACAAGCGTAAGCAATATTTACTggttaaaatcattttaaactttaaataatacGTAAAGAGATATTGATGAGACTGTCACAAAAGAAAATTCTGTGAATTGAAGAAAGTTTATCCTTAAATTATCTCAATAATCTTTGGCATATAAATTTGCTAGCGAAAATTTTATATGGAGGAAAAATTCTATTAGCTAACATTCTCTTGGTATGCACTTGAAAAAATTCAATATTGTAATAATCTAACGGTGTTacttttttgttaagtttatatCTAACAATTGCTTTGTACATCCGTATAAGAGTGGTTACATTCTTGATAACAACTGATCAGATAGTTATAGGACTTGCAAAACATAGGTTCTTATTGCATTGCAGATTTTCTAAACATTTTGAGTTATTTCACGGAATTACTTTACATCCGAAACTTTGCATAACATTTTGATATACTTTGAAGATGTTTTCACTATTGTTATTGATGATATTTCATCAACTGTCAGTGACTTAAAATCATGATAACTTGAAGTTATCATTCCTAAACAATATGTAGTTTCgcatttgatttttagctcaggtgagcttttgtgaccggtctttgtccgtcgtctgtccgttcacatttgttcataaacactctagaggccacatttctagtccgatcttcatgaaacttggtcagaagctttgtcccaatgaaatctcgttctagttcgaaactggatcgtgacgggtcaaaaactaggtcaccatgtcaaaaaaaagaaaaaccttgtaaacactgtagaagtcatatttcatgcccaatcttcatgtaactttttcaGAATGGTTGTCtttatgatatcttggttgatttcaaaagtggttccagtctgttgaaaaacatggcggccagtgggcggggcagttttccttatttggctattgagaaaccttgtaaatactctagaggccactttttttgtccgatcttcatgaaacttggtcagaagctttttcccaatgatatcttggtcgagttcgaaactgggtcatgccgggtcaaaaactacgtcactaggtcaaaaaaaggaaaccCTTGTAAATGCTGaatcagatcttcatgaaacttggtcagaagctttgtcccaatgaaatctcgttcgagttcgaaactggatcgtgacgggtcaaaaactaggtcaccaggtcaaaaaaaagaaaaaccttgtaaacactgtagaagtcacatttcatgcccaatcttaatgtaactttgttaaaatgcttgtcttaatgatatcttggttgagttcaaaagtggttctggtccgttgaaaaacatggggcCAGTGgggggagcagttttccttatttggctattgagaaagcttgtaaacactagaggccacatttcttgtccgatcatcatgaaacttagtcagaagatttgtcccaatgatacctcgatctagttcgaaactgggtcatgctgggtcgaaaactaggtcattaggtaaaaaaacaaaaaaaaattataaacactgGAGaattcacatttcatgcccaatcttcatgtaactttgttaaaatggttgtcttaatgatatcttggttgagttcaaaagtggttccaatccagtctgttgaaaaacatggtcgccagtgggcggggcagttttccttatttggctaaagagaaaccttgtaaacactctagagggcacatttcttgtccaatctctatgaatcttggtcagaaaatttgtcccaatgataccttgtaaacacacttgAGGCCATTGTTTTGGTCCAATAAtaatgatacttgaccaggatgtttttcttgatgatatctatgcaaagtttgacattgggtcatgtggggtcaaaatcttggtcaggaGGTCCAAATCCtaaaaaaaccttgtaaacacatgtagaattagcattacttgcaaatgtttgcatgtaaaaaacccatgcaaatagacagtactcaatcagaattaatcatatgctgacactgcaaaagtaaacagaagagaaccaatctaatatgctctagagtactgaattttcaactaagcaatgaacaaggcattgttaaaaaaaggtgagcgaaatagggccatcttggccctcttgttttttggCAACTGGAGATTTATCCTACATTGAATTTTGATGTTGCGACTAGATCTTTCCAACTACAAGTTAGGGTTGTTCTTACTTAACagtgttattatttaatattgttaagaTTTTCTAGTCATTTGTTATTGCTAAAGAACAGGtgaataaacaaaattataactttattttgtgttttatttgaaattcatgaagcaaaataataattgtttttgtagcctttttagctcacctgattgctcaggtgagcttttgtgatcggtcgtctgtccgtccacatttgttcgtaaacactctagaggccacatttttgtctgatcttcttgaaacttggtcagaagatttgtcccaatgatacctcgatcaagatcgaaactgggtcatgctgggtcaaaaacaaggtcactaggtaaaaaaaagatcaaccttgtaaacactgtagaagtcacatttcatgcccaatcttcatgtaactttgtcaaaatgtttttcttaatgataataattatgttggttgagttcaaaagttgttccggtctgttgaaaaacatggccaccagtgggcggcgcagttttccttatttggctatagagaaaacttgtaaatactctagaggccacattttttgttatgtcccccactatagtagtgggggacatattgtttttgccctgtctgttggtttgtttgcgccaactttaacattttgcaataacgtttgctatattgaagatagcaacttcatatttggcatgcatgtgtatctcatgaagctgcacattttaatggggtgaaaggtcaaggtcaaataaatgtggccaaaatcgctcattttatgaatacttttgcaatattgaagatagcaacttgatatttggcatgcatgtgtatctcatggagctgcacattttgagtggtgaaaggtcaaggtcatccttcaaggtcagaggtcaaatatatgtggcccaaatcgcttttttataaatacttttgcaatattgaagatagcaacttgatatttggcatgcatgtgcatctcatagagctgctcattttgagtggtgaaaggtcaaggtcatccttcaaggtcagaggtcaaatatatgtggcccaaatcgcttattttatgaatacttttgcaatattgaagatagcaacttgatatttggcatgcatgtgtatctcatggagctgcacattttgagcggtgaaagggtcaaggtcatccttcacaaggtcaaggtcatccttcaaggtcaaacatcatatagggggacattgtgtttcacaaacacatcttgtccgatcttcatgaaacttggtaagaagatttgtcccaatgatacctcgattgagttcgaaactgggtcatgctgggtcaaaaactaggtcactaggtcaaaaaaaagaaaaaccttgttaatactgtaGAAGTAGAATTtcgtgcccaatcttcatgtaactttgtcaaaatgtttttttaatgatatgttggttgagtttaaaagtggttccggtcagtttaaaaacatggccgtcagtgggcgAGGCAGTtctccttatttggctatagagaaaccttgtgaacactagaagtcacaatttttgccaaatcatcatgaaacttggtcaaaacattggttttattgatcttggacaagttctaaagtttgatgtttggtcatgaggggtcaaaatataggtcaccaggtcaaagcttacaaaaacctcgtaaacagcagggctcgaaattaacactcgcacactcgcaaaatgccagtgaaaaataccgattgcgagttaacttttaagccactagtatttttttgcgagtaaagaaatagtgaaaaaaacacaagtaaTATTGAAATGCGCTCCACATCATGAACaataaaccgtaggtcaatttatagaatgtCCAAATACCCGTATGcgacattctatacatagatggtgactacgtcactacgttattgtcagtaggaccggtgtgacacaatggtatGCGGAAGCACaaaccttgtatgtagactggtatacttatattACAGATACGCGGattgtattggtacaaagaacgtgaaacagtctaCTTTTCACAAGTGTTCATTTAATTTAAACAGACTAGTTGCgaaaaaataactagtttctttttgcccacagacggaaataacaatacgaaagatgaagcaaagttaaccgttgagttaggaaaaaaacagaaattaaatccttctatgaaaacagtaaaaaattggggaaaataacttaatataaaactaaaatttgtttgcaagaatgtttttgattttgcgagttgttatttaagctgctcgcaatgttttgcaagtagtaaaaaaagttaaattcaagCCCTGATTTTTCACCGTTTTATATCTTTTATTACTTTCATTTATTGATTAAATGCCGCTTATTTTCCAGCCATGTCAGCAagaagtgataagcgtttatttcgtattaatataaGCTCGTTATGAAGACTTCGCTACGAATTTTCTctgcgggagctgtaattttgtgatcccgctaagaaattttgcagcaaTAAAGTAGAGGGTGTAAAAACTTGACAAACAAGATGTTCACGATCATGCCGAGACCACGTGCCGAGACGGTATTTTTCACCGCTTGATACTCTGTATTacaattattaattgttaaagtgccgctcacttttcagccatagCGCCAAGAAAGTAATTAGCTTTTACAATGTGGCAATACAACGTGGTCcttgacgtcattttggctagtacgcaatgacaaaaaatgttaatattgccTCCGCTAAGAAAATTCGAATCCatgtaagtatcttattatttactcgaTTTTAATAAAGCCCACGCTATGGGTAAAGTTCAGCAttattcccggttatataaattTGTGATACCAGCTGAtgagtagtttagtctatcattccCAGGTCTTAAATGCACGAAAGCACGACAAAGAAATTGTAAATCTTCCCAAATATCAGTTTAATATTCCTTCTTGGAGTGCAATGATAAATGCGGTTTGGCCCACGTCACTGTAAACGCTAATCATTTTGCCGATATGGATgtaaagtgagcggcattttaacaaataatatcgTAATAATATTCGCTCTAAATCTCGACTTTACTCAATGCGAAATTTAgcaggtcacaaaattacagctcccgctaaaaAAAATCGCAGCGAGTAAAGAAGAGATAACAAGCGAATGTTAATGCGAAATAAACGCAAATCACTTTCTTGCCGATATGTCCTAAATGCCACTACAATAGAAATATAAACGCTAAGAAAAGTAAATTGAAACACGATCAGTGATGTGCACAAACAGAAACAACGTTACAGCGATGATATCATGTATTAACTCTGCATAAGAACACACATTCACTTGCGTTGTTAAAATATGCAACgccattataaattatattttctgttGTACTAGCAAACATCATGCAAACACATTTTATAATTTGAACTGGTTAGACTCATTATGCTTGTTTATCGAATAACCTTAtgtctatatctcgactttactctctACGAATCCAAGTGTATAGCAACCAACATACATCGGCGAACAATGTGACAGACATGAAGGCTTAACAATGCTTATTGAtttattacttaattattgctGGTGTTTTTTCTTCATACGAAGAATTCAATTGGCGCAAATTAAATTCTcacagttaaaaaaaacaaaataaaaaaacaacataa contains the following coding sequences:
- the LOC127876172 gene encoding L-aminoadipate-semialdehyde dehydrogenase-phosphopantetheinyl transferase-like, with product MSVTKHIMTSIRWYFNSGKWNPSAADWVRAAQRVQPEEKDRIGKFVFKKDAKSSMIGRLMLRRMLHRLTKIPYADIRLARTEKGKPYLTNELPPDFVSLSFNVSHHGDLVVLAGELACDVGIDVMKLETPVGAQTVQDFFHTMRRQFTAEEWACIRQGTDDREQLNTFYRLWCLKESYVKTLGVGIGFEVKRLSFTLRDSLTADGGNVHSTVLAVDGSPALGWEFSETMIEDHCVAVARKLGGDVKSFLSKEERLHNVSTFQSLTFEELLEGSVPLSEPDELYGNIFISKKENPWST